A region from the Aphis gossypii isolate Hap1 chromosome 1, ASM2018417v2, whole genome shotgun sequence genome encodes:
- the LOC114122806 gene encoding mutS protein homolog 4-like translates to MDQIQGTLLYNTIKNQFPLSAILTASRKHFSENEGKIYLRNSIIPECTSTLEQVLPKFYAVSAAAALLKHIEFNHNVIFSSNTLQIEYEGVEKSMFVDANTASRLELVLNSSLNTKNTLFDVLNQCSTIGGQRRLRSSILQPSSDILLIHNRQEAVEEILSSPEQNFVLLRNIIQKFTDVEQLYWLCTKVSKNTQQQSKLQGNYTLLLKTTLEALPALVDILEPFKSEYISSIRKK, encoded by the exons ATGGATCAGATACAAGGTACATTGTTGTACAATACCATTAAAAATCAGTTTCCATTAAGCGCTATACTTACTGCTTCTcgaaaacatttttctgaaaatgaaggtaaaatatacctaagaaatagtattataccaGAATGTACTTCTACATTAGAACAGGTGTTACCAAA attctaTGCGGTTTCGGCTGCGGCagcattattaaaacatattgagTTTAAccataatgtgattttttcttCGAATACATTACAAATTGAGTATGAAGGAGttgaaaaatcaatgtttgttg ATGCAAATACGGCGTCAAGATTagaattagtattaaatagttcattaaatacgaaaaatacattgtttgaTGTCTTAAACCAGTGCTCTACTATTGGAGGTCAAAGAAGACTTCGATCTTCTATACTGCAACCCTCTAgcgatattttgttaatacatAATCGCCAAGAAGCTGTAGAAGAAATTTTAAGTAGCCCAGaacaaaattttgttttacttcga aatataatccAAAAGTTCACTGATGTCGAACAGTTATATTGGTTGTGCACAAAAGTTTCTAAAAATACTCAACAGCAATCTAAATTACAAGGAAactatacattgttattaaaaactacattAGAAGCATTGCCAGCCCTTGTGGATATTTTAGAACCATTCAAATCTGAATACATTTCCTCTATACGGAAG aaataa
- the LOC126548862 gene encoding mutS protein homolog 4-like translates to MFIKYLSKDLLVLNIRITQALNEVEILTNAILNEMLKELRKYISCIYDLCNGIADLDLIFSFAQYSMRSGSTKPKFGQYMDIKSSRHPILDIINSVVPVDNDIFASTDKNLNIITGPNMGGKSIYIRQVALLQIIAQIGCFVPATFAQFRICDRLFTRIGFGDCIESNASTWVLEIKELNGILPSLTKHSLVIIDELCRATSCEEGSSLAWAICEHIMQSCAFIFFATHSILITKLQDLYCNVLK, encoded by the exons atgtttattaaatatctttcAA AAGATTTATTAGTACTAAATATTCGTATTACTCAAGCGTTAAATGAAGTAGAAATATTGACTAATGC aatattaaatgaaatgctAAAAGAGTTAAGGaaatatattagttgtatATACGATCTGTGTAATGGTATTGCCGATTTAGACTTGATATTTTCATTCGCCCAGTATAGTATGCGTTCAGGATCAACTAAACCTAAATTTGGGCAATATATGGACATCAAAAGTTCTAGACATccaatattagatattattaattcagttGTACCAGTTGATAACGATATT tttgcttcaactgataaaaatttaaatatcatcacTGGACCTAATATGGGaggaaaaagtatttatatacgcCAAGTagcattattacaaattattgctCAG ATCGGATGTTTTGTACCTGCAACATTTGCTCAGTTTCGTATTTGTGATCGATTGTTTACGAGAATTGGTTTTGGAGACTGCATAGAATCAAATGCGTCTACTTGGGTTTTAGAG ataaaagaattaaatgGTATACTTCCTTCGCTTACGAAACACAGTTTAGTAATTATAGATGAATTATGTCGAGCTACTTCTTGTGAAGAAGGGTCAAGTTTAGCATGGGCAATTTGTGAACATATAATGCAATCTtgtgcttttatattttttgctaCGCACAGTATTTTGATAACAAAACTTCAAGATTTATACTGCaatgtattaaagtaa
- the LOC126549146 gene encoding uncharacterized protein LOC126549146, with protein MEALPSKDSESRLTYTYKLCPRVTNIDDYGLILARDVKMPEHLIENAIVIEKCLRQTRVALPDNPSNEADMILDNCIQKLLNMKDTECLSISNIQSVVLDMMNKLKENRRKNIDPLEESIDSDDEI; from the exons ATGGAGGCATTACCCTCGAAGGATTCTGAGAGTAGATtgacttatacttataaattatgtccTAGAGTAACGAATATTGATGACTATGGACTAATCTTGGCAAGGGATGTAAAAATGCCTgaacatttaattgaaaatgctatagtaattgaaaaatgtttacgtCAAACAAGAgta GCGTTACCAGACAATCCATCAAATGAAGCAGACATGATTTTAgataattgtattcaaaaactattaaacatgAAAGATACAGAATGTCTCAGTATATCCAACATTCAATCGGTTGTATTAGAtatgatgaataaattaaaagagaACAGAAGGAAAAATATTGATCCATTGGAGGAAAGTATAGACTCTGATGatgaaatatag
- the LOC114122799 gene encoding phosphoserine phosphatase, with protein MTDAIKELWLNADAVCFDVDSTVIQEEAIDEVAKFCDKGSEVQKLTNSAMSGKMDFREALSARLQIIKPSLQQIRNFIKDRPFNLTPGIKELIGLLQKKNIPVYLISGGFRGLIGPIAIELSIPLQHIYANKLKFFLNGDYAGFDEKEPTSKNGGKAEVIQMLKEKYGYTKLFMIGDGITDLEASPPADAFIGFGGNVVREEVKSKSKWYIESFQELIDTLK; from the exons atgACTGATGCAATAAAAGAACTTTGGCTCAATGCAGATGCAGTTTGTTTCGATGTGGATTCTACAGTTATTCAAGAGGAAGCAATTGACGAAGTTGCTAAATTTTGTGATAAAGGATCAGAAgttcaaaaatt GACAAACAGTGCAATGTCAGGTAAGATGGACTTTAGAGAAGCACTCTCAGCTCGACTACAGATAATCAAACCGTCACTGCAACAAATtcgaaattttattaaagaccGTCCGTTTAATTTGACTCCAGGAATTAA gGAACTTATTGGATTATTGCAAAAGAAGAACATTCCCGTATACTTGATATCTGGCGGATTCCGTGGTCTCATCGGACCAATAGCTATTGAATTAAGCATTCCACTACAACATATATAcgctaataaattaaagttctTTTTAAATG gAGATTATGCCGGATTTGATGAAAAAGAACCTACATCAAAGAATGGTGGTAAAGCCGAAGTAATACAaatgttaaaagaaaaatatggtTATACAAAGTTGTTTATGATCGGAGATGGAATTACTGATTTAGAAGCATCTCCACCTGCTGATGCATTCATtg ggTTTGGTGGTAATGTTGTTCGAGAAGAAGTAAAGTCCAAGTCAAAATGGTACATTGAAAGTTTTCAAGAGCTTATCGATACTCTgaaatga